In Thiomonas arsenitoxydans, the genomic stretch GTAGGTCGTCGCAGTGATCTGGCATGGGATCACGCAACAGTTCCGTGCAGCGCGCCAAGAAGCCGACAATGGCTGGCGATTCGTCGGGCAGCCAAGGGCGGAACACGCGCGGGGCAAGTTCCTCGGGCCATGCCAGTAAGAAGCGGGGCCAAAAGCCGATCCCCGATAAAGACTCGTCAGATAGGGTGTCACCCAACGCCTCGGGTTGCGCCAGCAGGTGCGCCGACAAGCGCACGCCGTAGCGCTCAAATCTTCCGCCGCCGCCGCCACGGACCACGGACAGGTGCCCACGATCCCACAGGCCGCACAAAGACGCCGCCGTCTTGGTGCGATGGTCTTGGCTCATGGCATGCCCGGCGAGCATGACGCCTGCCTCAGTCGAAAACACGCCTTGCCCGGCGACACCTTCGGCATAGGATCGGTGCAGGCCCTCGATGGTGATGTCGCCTGCCAGCCGGTAAGGGGCAGGGGGAGGGGACGCAGGCTTGGGGGCATTCTTGCTTCGCTCAGAGCAGGTTTCCTCGTACACCTCCACCTCACGCAGCCATGCCTGCCCCACTTCGCGTTGAAACTCATGGATCGCGCGCAGGGCCACGCGATCAGCCATGTCCTTACCATCGCCGGATCGCGCCACGGTCAAGCAATACAGGCTCAGGGGTCGGACTCCGCCGTCGATGGTGCGCACGTTGGCCCGCGATTGCGCCAGCAAGGCGGCGGCGGCGAGGAACGATTGCCCGGCCATGGCGGGGGATACTTGCGCACCGTAGGCCAAGTCACATGCCGCTTGCGCCAAGGGACCAAGCGCATCGGTCGGGTAGCCATCGCTGCCTGCGTCAAGCTCCGGTTTGAGTAACACTTCCGCCCGGCGGATCGCGGCAAGCAGCGGCAAAGGCTCTAATGCGGCTTCTGGCGTTTGTGGGGCAAGATGTTGACCAACACGCTCTGCCAGGGCGTCGAGAATGGACGCGCCACGCGCAGCGTGATCAAATTTTCGGGTTGCTTCGGCAATCACGCTCATGGCCGCATCCCCGCGAGTTGCACCCCGGCAAGAATCCGGGCGTGCGCCACGCTCACGCGCTGACGGTCAGGCTCGGGCAGGGTTTGGCCTTCGCGCAGCATCGCGGCAGCCATGCAGACGATCAGGCTTTCATGCTCGATAGCGCGCAGCACATCGAC encodes the following:
- a CDS encoding DUF3987 domain-containing protein is translated as MSVIAEATRKFDHAARGASILDALAERVGQHLAPQTPEAALEPLPLLAAIRRAEVLLKPELDAGSDGYPTDALGPLAQAACDLAYGAQVSPAMAGQSFLAAAALLAQSRANVRTIDGGVRPLSLYCLTVARSGDGKDMADRVALRAIHEFQREVGQAWLREVEVYEETCSERSKNAPKPASPPPAPYRLAGDITIEGLHRSYAEGVAGQGVFSTEAGVMLAGHAMSQDHRTKTAASLCGLWDRGHLSVVRGGGGGRFERYGVRLSAHLLAQPEALGDTLSDESLSGIGFWPRFLLAWPEELAPRVFRPWLPDESPAIVGFLARCTELLRDPMPDHCDDLPVIELSADARQELAAFFELMEHEARRGELRPVRPFALRATEQACRIAGVMAAWANEPMIDCETAQNAIRLVRYTLQSWLTALGGKADPTPDWALTLYRWIAPRGESMPIRDIPRIGPAILRSASRRDAALDRLLAAGLVAVGTGAVRALGVDQAKTQTARANAANPAKTRMDTGVGGHANGCETLRTTTPAACEFASIRKPSQLGQSQAQQGFSQDSQDSQGGSLQTVKLAPHDDKVAL